From a single Microbacterium terrisoli genomic region:
- a CDS encoding peptidase S51, which produces MSVHLVGGGWQDEPDGKAYRAFVAEATARGVTAGRDVPRIAVISVRDGDGHEHAAKLIAHAAAGGAFDPVVTAGDLDDEIPVTAFDDVDAIMIGGGLTPVYRDRIEPHFDLIRARVLAGVPYLGFSAGSAIASSRAVVGGWRVGGVEVAPEDAGEDLDELSVLPGIGLVDISIDVHAAQWGTLSRLIAAVEAGVVDAGAAVDENTVLIAGSGALRVAGSGSVWSVTRTDQGVLVRTLGA; this is translated from the coding sequence GTGAGCGTCCACCTGGTCGGCGGCGGCTGGCAGGACGAGCCCGACGGCAAGGCCTACCGCGCTTTCGTGGCCGAGGCCACCGCGCGCGGGGTCACCGCCGGACGCGACGTCCCGAGGATCGCGGTGATCTCGGTGCGCGACGGCGACGGGCACGAGCACGCCGCCAAGCTGATCGCCCACGCTGCGGCCGGTGGTGCGTTCGACCCGGTCGTCACCGCCGGAGACCTCGACGATGAGATCCCGGTGACCGCCTTCGACGACGTGGACGCGATCATGATCGGCGGGGGACTGACCCCTGTGTATCGCGACCGCATCGAGCCGCACTTCGACCTGATCCGTGCACGGGTGCTCGCAGGGGTTCCCTACCTCGGCTTCTCGGCCGGGTCGGCCATCGCCTCATCGCGGGCGGTCGTGGGCGGGTGGCGCGTCGGGGGAGTGGAGGTCGCGCCCGAAGACGCCGGCGAAGACCTCGACGAGCTCAGCGTGCTGCCGGGGATCGGTCTGGTCGACATCTCCATCGACGTGCATGCCGCGCAGTGGGGCACGCTGTCGCGCCTGATCGCCGCCGTCGAGGCCGGTGTGGTGGATGCTGGAGCCGCGGTCGACGAGAACACGGTGCTGATCGCCGGCAGCGGCGCGCTGCGCGTAGCGGGGTCAGGCAGCGTCTGGAGCGTCACACGCACCGACCAGGGAGTGCTGGTGCGGACGCTGGGCGCCTGA
- a CDS encoding protealysin inhibitor emfourin: MTGPDVVVTVVRTGGFAGIRREWTAEPTRDQAPHWITLVKECPWDDEDATAIPDAGADRFVWRIEARLGDDNRRAELPETHLHGAWRDLVCEVQSFESTPGR, from the coding sequence ATGACAGGCCCTGACGTCGTTGTGACGGTCGTGCGCACCGGAGGCTTCGCCGGCATCCGCCGCGAATGGACAGCCGAACCCACCCGCGACCAGGCGCCGCACTGGATCACGCTCGTCAAGGAATGTCCCTGGGACGACGAGGACGCTACGGCAATCCCCGACGCGGGGGCGGACCGGTTCGTCTGGCGCATCGAAGCACGCCTGGGCGACGACAATCGCCGCGCGGAACTGCCCGAGACGCACTTGCACGGAGCCTGGCGCGACCTCGTCTGCGAAGTGCAATCGTTCGAGAGCACGCCCGGGCGCTGA
- the metX gene encoding homoserine O-acetyltransferase MetX gives MDWQQTPEDTVPSAPVTEADARSLLGRPPASGAWRDGDRPGNRRFAGIGAFRTENGAELPFVRMAYESWGELNDARDNAVLILHALTGDSHVRGEAGPGHPTSGWWDEIVGPGCAIDTDRWFVLAPNMLGGCQGSTGPASIGPTGREWGSRFPYVTIRDQVAAQQRLADALGIDRWAAVIGGSMGGMHALEWAITEPDRVARLGILSSPPFNTADQIALNSVQLEAIQIDPHFAGGDYYDAGDGAGPHRGLALARRMALLNYRSPTELNQRFSRSWQSGVSPLGDDGRFAVESYLDFHGNKFTRRFDANSYIRLVEAMDSHDVGRGRGGIEDALARVTATTLVLGIDTDRLFPVEGQHRIARGIGNTLDGSEAVVIASDFGHDGFLIETDLVGLHLRRLLAA, from the coding sequence GTGGATTGGCAGCAGACGCCCGAAGACACCGTGCCCAGCGCACCGGTGACCGAGGCCGATGCCCGATCCCTGCTGGGCCGCCCGCCGGCCAGCGGCGCATGGCGTGACGGCGACCGGCCCGGCAACCGCCGGTTCGCGGGCATCGGCGCGTTCCGCACCGAGAACGGCGCCGAGCTGCCGTTTGTGCGCATGGCGTACGAGTCCTGGGGCGAGCTGAACGACGCGCGCGACAACGCCGTGCTGATCCTGCACGCGCTCACCGGCGACAGCCACGTGCGCGGCGAGGCGGGTCCGGGTCATCCGACCTCGGGCTGGTGGGATGAGATCGTCGGTCCCGGCTGCGCGATCGACACCGACCGCTGGTTCGTTCTCGCCCCGAACATGCTGGGCGGATGCCAGGGTTCGACAGGACCGGCGAGCATCGGTCCGACCGGTCGGGAGTGGGGCTCGCGATTTCCCTATGTGACGATTCGCGATCAGGTCGCCGCCCAGCAGCGCCTGGCCGATGCGCTGGGCATCGACCGCTGGGCTGCGGTCATCGGCGGGTCGATGGGCGGCATGCACGCCCTGGAATGGGCGATCACCGAGCCGGACCGCGTCGCGCGGCTCGGCATCCTGTCTTCTCCTCCGTTCAACACCGCCGACCAGATCGCCCTGAACTCGGTGCAGCTGGAGGCCATCCAGATCGACCCCCATTTCGCCGGCGGCGACTACTACGACGCCGGCGACGGCGCAGGGCCGCACCGCGGACTCGCGCTTGCCCGCCGCATGGCGCTGCTGAACTACCGCAGCCCCACCGAGCTGAACCAGCGATTCAGCCGTTCCTGGCAGTCGGGCGTCTCACCCCTCGGCGACGACGGCCGGTTCGCCGTCGAGTCCTACCTCGACTTCCACGGCAACAAGTTCACCCGCCGATTCGACGCGAACAGCTACATCCGGCTGGTCGAGGCGATGGACTCGCACGACGTGGGCCGCGGCCGCGGCGGCATCGAAGACGCTCTCGCACGAGTGACCGCGACCACGCTCGTGCTCGGCATCGACACCGACCGGCTGTTCCCGGTCGAAGGACAGCACCGCATCGCCCGCGGCATCGGCAATACGCTCGACGGCAGCGAAGCGGTCGTGATCGCCAGCGACTTCGGCCACGACGGATTCCTCATCGAGACAGACCTCGTCGGTCTGCACCTGCGACGGCTGCTCGCGGCGTGA
- a CDS encoding HNH endonuclease signature motif containing protein, with amino-acid sequence MDEGLSPVLVELDELVGDLTASRERAARMFAAEMFFFEQVAGIVERREAERAAVHEGAITRSSQLGMREVFAEIGAALKLSEWQVARKVSSAWTLMHQFHETLCDASCGVFSGEHAMLIADAGTVIENARIRAEFERIARELAAELTPGQLKAALAGLVQRLDPEGCERRVRDAVARRKVTAREIEPGLTRITADVPTTQGAGIIDRIRAMATELHDQNTTAKADAEAAAADVAAQKAAAEKAVAEKAVAEKAAADAAATADAAAKADGAEAAGAGTTEAAASEASVDGEDVDADAVVFDERTHTQIMADVFCDLLLTGNTHGHGTTDAGRDAVNSIVPTVHVTIPAATLAGATVGGAAVDGFGPIDTDTARHLAGLAKTWVRVFTDPCSGIPISVDRYRPSKKQKLFLQVRDRHCRFPGCRRPAQTCDIDHTIPYAQGGPTCLCNLEHFCKRHHTVKHDTDWSVEQLPGGILRFTAPTRRVHTTRPPGTVRFTPVQLIDPDPHLKHQFAQQLADNPAPY; translated from the coding sequence ATGGATGAGGGCTTGTCTCCGGTGCTGGTGGAGTTGGATGAGTTGGTGGGTGATCTGACCGCGTCGCGGGAGCGGGCGGCGCGGATGTTCGCGGCGGAGATGTTCTTCTTCGAACAGGTCGCCGGGATCGTCGAACGCCGGGAGGCGGAGCGTGCCGCGGTCCATGAGGGGGCGATCACCCGGAGTTCGCAGTTGGGGATGCGGGAGGTGTTCGCCGAGATCGGTGCCGCACTCAAGCTCAGCGAATGGCAGGTCGCGCGGAAAGTGTCCTCGGCGTGGACGTTGATGCACCAGTTCCATGAGACGCTGTGCGACGCGAGCTGCGGGGTCTTCTCCGGGGAGCACGCGATGCTGATCGCCGACGCGGGGACGGTGATCGAGAACGCGAGGATCCGGGCGGAGTTCGAACGGATCGCGCGGGAGCTGGCGGCCGAGCTGACGCCGGGGCAGTTGAAGGCGGCCCTGGCCGGGCTGGTGCAGCGCCTGGACCCGGAAGGCTGCGAGAGGCGGGTGCGGGACGCGGTGGCACGCCGGAAGGTCACCGCCCGGGAGATCGAGCCGGGTCTGACCCGGATCACCGCGGATGTGCCCACCACCCAGGGTGCGGGCATCATCGACCGGATCCGGGCGATGGCCACCGAACTGCACGACCAGAACACCACCGCCAAGGCCGATGCCGAAGCCGCCGCTGCTGACGTTGCGGCGCAGAAGGCCGCGGCGGAGAAGGCCGTGGCGGAGAAGGCCGTGGCGGAGAAGGCCGCGGCGGACGCCGCGGCCACGGCTGACGCTGCGGCCAAGGCTGATGGCGCCGAAGCTGCGGGCGCCGGTACTACCGAAGCCGCCGCCAGCGAAGCCAGCGTCGATGGCGAGGATGTGGATGCGGATGCTGTGGTGTTCGATGAGCGCACGCACACGCAGATCATGGCCGACGTGTTCTGCGACCTGCTGCTGACCGGGAACACGCACGGGCACGGCACCACCGACGCGGGCAGAGACGCGGTCAACAGCATCGTCCCGACCGTGCACGTGACGATCCCTGCCGCCACCCTTGCCGGGGCCACGGTCGGCGGGGCCGCGGTGGACGGGTTCGGACCCATCGATACCGACACCGCCCGACACCTTGCCGGGCTCGCGAAAACATGGGTGCGGGTGTTCACCGACCCGTGCTCCGGGATCCCGATCAGCGTGGACCGGTACCGGCCCAGTAAGAAACAGAAACTGTTCCTGCAGGTCCGGGACCGGCACTGCCGGTTCCCCGGCTGCCGGCGCCCCGCCCAAACCTGCGATATCGACCACACCATCCCGTACGCGCAGGGCGGGCCGACGTGCCTGTGCAACCTGGAACACTTCTGCAAGAGGCATCACACCGTCAAACACGACACCGACTGGTCGGTCGAGCAACTCCCCGGTGGGATCCTCCGGTTCACCGCCCCCACCCGACGCGTCCACACCACCAGACCACCCGGGACCGTCAGATTCACCCCGGTACAACTGATCGACCCTGACCCGCACCTGAAACACCAGTTCGCACAACAACTCGCCGACAACCCCGCACCCTACTGA
- a CDS encoding thiamine-binding protein translates to MLIAFSVAPSGAPTDGTSRDDASVHDAVAAAVKVVRESGLPHRTTSMFTEVEGPDWDTVMDVVKRATEAVMPFGSRVSLVLKADIRPGYSGEIDGKIQRLETAIDAQA, encoded by the coding sequence ATGCTGATCGCCTTCTCCGTCGCCCCCAGCGGCGCACCCACAGACGGAACCTCCCGCGACGACGCCTCGGTGCACGACGCCGTGGCCGCAGCCGTGAAGGTCGTGCGCGAATCGGGTCTGCCCCACCGCACGACGTCGATGTTCACCGAGGTCGAAGGTCCCGACTGGGACACGGTGATGGATGTCGTCAAGCGGGCGACGGAGGCCGTGATGCCGTTCGGCTCGCGCGTGTCGCTGGTGCTGAAGGCCGATATCCGCCCCGGCTATTCGGGGGAGATCGACGGCAAGATCCAGCGCCTCGAGACCGCGATCGACGCCCAGGCCTGA
- a CDS encoding ABC transporter ATP-binding protein, whose product MTASLLLQARGLTRRFTVARKTLFEHRTFTTALDDADIDVREGSAVGVIGESGSGKSTLVRLLLGLDTPTAGWVAFDGRRVDATARARSLHWLRRETGIVFQDPYASLDPRMSVGRIVGEPLWALGLSGSGTPGSDGRRERVREVLADVGLDAEMVTRYPHEFSGGQRQRIALARAIVHRPRLLVGDEPLSALDVTVRAQILQVLARLRERDGLSIVMVSHDIGVVQNLCDEVVVMKDGRIIEEGPTEKVLLEPQVAYTRRLLASIPVIDPDA is encoded by the coding sequence ATGACGGCATCCCTTCTTCTGCAGGCCCGCGGCCTCACGCGCCGCTTCACGGTCGCGCGCAAGACCCTCTTCGAGCACCGCACGTTCACCACCGCCCTGGACGACGCCGACATCGATGTGCGCGAAGGATCGGCGGTGGGTGTGATCGGCGAGTCCGGTTCGGGCAAGTCGACGCTCGTGCGGCTGCTGCTGGGCCTGGACACCCCGACGGCGGGATGGGTCGCGTTCGACGGGCGCAGAGTGGATGCCACGGCCCGTGCACGATCCCTGCACTGGCTGCGCCGCGAGACGGGCATCGTGTTCCAGGACCCGTACGCGTCGCTGGACCCGCGCATGAGCGTGGGGCGCATCGTGGGCGAGCCGCTGTGGGCCCTGGGGCTGTCGGGATCGGGCACTCCCGGCTCCGACGGCAGGCGCGAGCGTGTGCGCGAGGTGCTCGCCGACGTCGGGCTGGACGCCGAGATGGTCACTCGCTATCCGCACGAATTCTCGGGCGGGCAGCGCCAGCGCATCGCCCTGGCCCGTGCGATCGTGCACCGCCCACGGCTGCTGGTGGGCGACGAACCGCTGTCGGCGCTGGATGTCACGGTGCGCGCGCAGATCTTGCAGGTGCTCGCGCGACTGCGCGAACGCGACGGCCTGTCGATCGTGATGGTCTCGCACGACATCGGCGTCGTGCAGAACCTGTGCGACGAGGTCGTGGTGATGAAGGACGGCCGCATCATCGAAGAGGGACCGACCGAGAAGGTCCTGCTCGAGCCCCAGGTCGCCTACACGCGGCGCCTTCTGGCGTCGATTCCGGTGATCGACCCGGACGCGTGA
- a CDS encoding uracil-DNA glycosylase — MAMTLPELADAGLIDAGWAQRLEPVSGDIAAMGERLRAEVAAGKHYLPAGDRVLRAFARPLAEVKVLIVGQDPYPTPGHPIGLSFAVDRHVRPLPRSLANIYQELGDDLGIPPATHGDLSAWSDQGVMLLNRVLTVAPGAPASHRGWGWEKVTEHAIRSLVDRGGPLVAILWGRDAANLRPLLGQTPIISSAHPSPLSAHRGFFGSKPFSRANALLAQQGAAPVDWRLPD, encoded by the coding sequence GTGGCGATGACTCTTCCCGAATTGGCCGACGCCGGCCTCATCGACGCCGGTTGGGCGCAGCGGCTGGAGCCCGTCAGTGGCGACATCGCCGCCATGGGCGAACGGCTGCGTGCCGAGGTCGCGGCGGGCAAGCACTATCTGCCGGCCGGTGACCGCGTGCTGCGCGCGTTCGCGCGGCCGCTCGCAGAGGTCAAAGTGCTCATCGTCGGCCAGGACCCGTATCCCACGCCTGGGCATCCGATCGGGCTGTCCTTCGCCGTCGACCGGCATGTGCGGCCGCTGCCGCGCAGCCTCGCCAACATCTATCAGGAGCTGGGCGACGACCTCGGCATCCCGCCGGCGACCCACGGGGACCTGTCGGCATGGAGCGACCAGGGAGTCATGCTGCTGAACCGTGTGCTGACGGTTGCGCCGGGGGCCCCGGCATCCCATCGGGGCTGGGGATGGGAGAAGGTCACCGAGCATGCGATTCGCTCACTCGTGGACCGCGGCGGCCCGCTGGTGGCGATCCTGTGGGGGAGGGATGCCGCGAACCTGCGTCCGCTGCTCGGTCAGACACCGATCATCTCGTCCGCGCATCCGTCGCCGCTGTCGGCGCACCGCGGGTTCTTCGGCTCGAAGCCCTTCTCCCGTGCCAACGCACTGCTCGCGCAGCAGGGCGCAGCCCCGGTCGATTGGCGCCTGCCCGACTGA
- a CDS encoding NUDIX hydrolase: MDDRALHDLQSAVGAVRGPGADPDAALARAGTAIVVRDGAAGPEVLMMHRPERGSFAGAWVFPGGRVEPVDEVAGAEPIDDARRAAARETAEEVGMVVDAEHLVPISRWDPPVGIPKRIRTWFYLARAGAGELTLSTDEVVEALWVRPEDALQRHARGELTLYPPTWVTLQGLAGHATGDAMLAAAAGRGIHVFATNLRRDADATVFVWRPDAAYDPAVPLEAPGARHRLVTAALPWQYIVTPG, translated from the coding sequence ATGGACGACCGCGCCCTGCACGACCTGCAGTCGGCCGTGGGCGCCGTGCGCGGGCCCGGGGCGGACCCGGATGCCGCTCTTGCTCGCGCGGGCACGGCGATCGTCGTGCGCGACGGTGCGGCGGGGCCCGAGGTGCTGATGATGCACAGGCCCGAGCGCGGATCGTTCGCCGGCGCCTGGGTGTTCCCGGGCGGTCGAGTCGAACCGGTCGACGAGGTCGCCGGCGCCGAGCCGATCGACGACGCGCGCCGCGCGGCCGCCCGCGAGACCGCCGAAGAAGTGGGCATGGTGGTGGATGCCGAGCACCTCGTGCCGATCAGCCGGTGGGATCCGCCCGTGGGCATTCCCAAGCGCATCCGCACGTGGTTCTACCTGGCGCGTGCCGGCGCCGGGGAGCTGACGTTGAGCACCGACGAGGTGGTCGAGGCGCTGTGGGTGCGACCGGAGGATGCGCTGCAGCGTCACGCGCGGGGCGAGCTCACCCTGTACCCGCCGACGTGGGTGACCCTGCAGGGCCTGGCCGGTCATGCGACCGGCGACGCGATGCTGGCCGCGGCGGCGGGCCGCGGCATCCACGTCTTCGCCACCAATCTGCGCCGTGACGCCGACGCGACGGTCTTCGTCTGGCGTCCTGACGCGGCCTACGATCCGGCCGTGCCGCTGGAGGCACCCGGCGCGCGGCATCGACTGGTCACCGCCGCGCTGCCGTGGCAGTACATCGTCACACCCGGCTGA
- a CDS encoding SDR family oxidoreductase has product MTRRAVVTGASSGIGEATVRALRATGWDVVAVARRAGKLAEVEAATGATAFAADLTRQEDVDALAGWLGETGPVNAVVQVAGGARGTDRVEDGRPEDWQWMFDANVLGTQRLIAAVLPLLRRAAASAGHADTLFVTSTAALDAYPGGAGYNAAKAGEAMLAHALRLELNGEPIRVIEIAPGLVHTEEFSLNRLRGDQSAADRVYADVPAPLTADDVADVIAYALNAPGHVNLDLVTMRPVAQSAAHLLARGPLEVRE; this is encoded by the coding sequence ATGACCAGACGTGCAGTGGTGACCGGGGCGAGTTCAGGGATCGGCGAGGCGACCGTGCGGGCCCTGAGGGCGACAGGATGGGATGTCGTGGCCGTGGCACGACGGGCGGGCAAGCTCGCCGAGGTCGAGGCCGCCACGGGGGCGACGGCCTTCGCCGCAGATCTCACGCGGCAAGAGGACGTGGACGCACTCGCCGGCTGGCTCGGCGAGACAGGTCCGGTCAACGCGGTCGTGCAAGTCGCCGGCGGCGCCCGCGGCACCGACCGGGTCGAGGACGGCCGCCCCGAGGACTGGCAGTGGATGTTCGACGCGAACGTCCTGGGCACGCAGCGGCTCATCGCCGCTGTGCTGCCGCTGCTGCGCCGCGCCGCGGCATCCGCCGGTCACGCCGACACGCTGTTCGTCACCTCGACAGCTGCGCTGGACGCCTACCCGGGCGGCGCCGGCTACAACGCGGCCAAGGCCGGCGAGGCCATGCTCGCGCACGCCCTGCGACTCGAACTGAACGGCGAGCCGATCCGTGTGATCGAGATCGCGCCGGGACTCGTGCACACCGAGGAGTTCTCGCTGAACCGTCTGCGCGGGGATCAGAGTGCCGCGGACCGCGTCTATGCGGACGTTCCCGCGCCGCTCACGGCCGACGACGTCGCGGACGTGATCGCCTATGCGCTGAACGCGCCGGGGCACGTCAACCTCGATCTGGTCACGATGCGCCCGGTGGCCCAGTCCGCCGCGCACCTGCTCGCCCGCGGTCCGCTCGAAGTGCGCGAGTGA
- a CDS encoding bifunctional o-acetylhomoserine/o-acetylserine sulfhydrylase, with protein sequence MSAPENWRFETAQIHAGAQPDPVTGARATPIYQTTSYVFKNTEHAANLFSLAESGNIYTRIQNPTQDVVEQRLAALEGGTAALLTASGMSAVTLAILNIASAGDHVVASSALYGGTYNLLRYTLERLGISTTFVSDQDDAEAWRAAVKPNTKLFLAESIGNPKINVLDIRTVADIAHAAGVPLIIDNTIATPYLLRPFEHGADIVVHAATKFLGGHGTVIAGAIVDGGTFPWSQHADRFPGLTEPDPSYHGVSYSGVLGDAIAYIIKARVQLLRDLGPAISPNSAWQLIQGIETLSLRMERHVQNTQEIAEWLEARDDVASVSYAGLPSSPWYSLAKKYTPKGAGAVFSFELTGGVDAGRAFVDALTLFSHLANIGDVRSLVIHPASTTHSQLSPEEQLSSGVTPGLVRLSVGLENVEDLKADLEQALAAAHEVREAARV encoded by the coding sequence ATGTCTGCACCCGAGAACTGGCGCTTCGAAACCGCCCAGATCCACGCCGGCGCACAGCCCGACCCGGTCACCGGGGCACGCGCCACACCGATCTACCAGACCACGTCGTACGTGTTCAAGAACACGGAGCACGCGGCGAACCTCTTCTCGCTGGCCGAGTCCGGCAACATCTACACGCGCATCCAGAACCCGACACAGGACGTCGTCGAGCAGAGGCTCGCCGCGCTCGAAGGCGGCACCGCCGCGCTGCTGACGGCATCCGGGATGTCGGCGGTGACCCTCGCCATCCTCAACATCGCCAGCGCCGGCGACCACGTGGTCGCCTCGTCGGCACTGTACGGCGGCACCTACAACCTGCTGCGCTACACGCTGGAAAGGCTCGGCATCTCCACGACGTTCGTCTCGGACCAGGATGACGCCGAGGCATGGCGCGCCGCCGTGAAGCCGAACACCAAGCTGTTCCTGGCCGAATCGATCGGCAACCCGAAGATCAACGTCCTCGACATCCGCACCGTCGCCGACATCGCGCACGCGGCCGGGGTTCCGCTGATCATCGACAACACGATCGCCACTCCGTATCTGCTGCGTCCGTTCGAGCACGGCGCCGACATCGTCGTGCACGCGGCCACGAAGTTCCTCGGCGGCCACGGCACCGTGATCGCCGGCGCGATCGTCGACGGCGGCACCTTCCCCTGGTCGCAGCACGCCGACCGCTTCCCGGGCCTGACCGAGCCCGACCCGTCGTACCACGGCGTCAGCTACAGCGGTGTGCTCGGCGACGCCATCGCCTACATCATCAAGGCGCGCGTGCAGCTGCTGCGCGACCTCGGCCCCGCGATCTCGCCGAACAGCGCCTGGCAGCTGATCCAGGGCATCGAGACGCTGTCGCTGCGCATGGAGCGTCACGTGCAGAACACGCAGGAGATCGCCGAGTGGCTTGAGGCGCGCGACGACGTCGCCTCGGTCAGTTACGCGGGCCTGCCCAGCTCGCCGTGGTACTCGCTCGCCAAGAAGTACACGCCCAAGGGCGCCGGCGCCGTGTTCTCGTTCGAACTGACCGGCGGCGTGGACGCAGGCCGCGCGTTCGTGGACGCCCTCACGCTGTTCAGCCACCTCGCCAACATCGGGGACGTGCGCTCGCTGGTGATCCACCCCGCGTCCACGACGCACTCGCAGCTCTCGCCCGAAGAGCAGCTCTCCAGCGGTGTGACGCCGGGCCTGGTGCGCCTGTCGGTGGGCCTGGAGAACGTCGAGGACCTGAAGGCCGACCTCGAGCAGGCCCTGGCAGCCGCGCACGAGGTGCGCGAGGCCGCGCGGGTCTGA
- a CDS encoding ABC transporter ATP-binding protein translates to MSLRVRDLAVDIAGTRVVDGVGFDVADGQRLGLIGESGSGKSLTALAILGLLPDGAQASGSVRWNDQELVGMPDRRLAQLRGDEIGIVFQEPRTALNPIRTAGRQIAEAIRIHERISRPDARRRAIAEAARVALPDPERIIDRYPHQLSGGQRQRVAIAMALACRPRLLIADEPTTALDVTIQAEILDLLHSLVDDDGMSLIFITHDLAVLSQIASDGVVLEHGHVVESAPVRRLLTEPQSPVTRGLLRDATATLWKPEGRA, encoded by the coding sequence ATGAGTCTTCGGGTGCGGGACCTGGCCGTCGACATCGCCGGCACGCGGGTCGTGGACGGCGTGGGCTTCGATGTCGCCGACGGGCAGCGTCTGGGGCTGATCGGCGAATCCGGGTCGGGCAAGTCGCTGACGGCCCTGGCGATCCTCGGGCTGCTGCCGGACGGCGCACAGGCCAGCGGCAGTGTCCGCTGGAACGACCAGGAGCTGGTCGGCATGCCCGACCGACGGCTGGCACAGCTGCGCGGCGACGAGATCGGCATCGTCTTCCAAGAGCCGCGCACCGCGCTGAACCCGATCCGCACCGCCGGGCGACAGATCGCCGAGGCGATCCGCATCCACGAACGCATCAGCCGACCCGATGCCCGGCGGCGTGCGATCGCCGAGGCCGCGCGCGTCGCCCTGCCTGACCCGGAGCGGATCATCGACCGCTACCCGCACCAGCTGTCGGGCGGGCAGCGCCAGCGGGTCGCCATCGCTATGGCGCTCGCGTGCCGACCGCGGCTGCTCATCGCCGACGAACCGACCACGGCGCTGGACGTGACGATCCAGGCCGAGATCCTCGACCTCCTGCACAGCCTCGTCGACGACGACGGCATGTCGCTGATCTTCATCACGCACGACCTCGCCGTGCTGTCACAGATCGCATCCGACGGGGTCGTGCTCGAGCACGGGCACGTCGTCGAATCGGCCCCGGTGCGCCGGCTGCTGACCGAACCGCAGTCGCCGGTCACGCGGGGCCTGCTGCGCGATGCCACCGCGACGCTGTGGAAGCCGGAGGGCCGAGCATGA
- a CDS encoding M4 family metallopeptidase, whose product MHYGIVPPFLLDRVAQADQPHLARAARAARRTLVAPREYRPHRAQLELSVEDGELVARAEPSPDRTITDAQGTENLPGTTVRTEEQPPVGDTTVNEAFDGLGETFEFYWEAYQRDSIDGRGLPLEATVHYGHDYDNAFWNGERMVFGDGDGDVFAGFTGSITVIAHELTHGVTEASGGLDYQGQSGALNESISDVFGALTEQFTEGQSADQASWLIGAGVLAPGIHGVALRSMKAPGTAYDDPVLGKDPQPATMADYVQTTDDNGGVHINSGIPNHAFYLFATALGGKAWERAGLVWYKTVTAGTLPTSADFTTFANATLTVAHAEYGETSEEAAAVRTAWTSVGVLKDDRP is encoded by the coding sequence ATGCACTACGGCATCGTTCCCCCGTTCCTTCTCGACCGCGTGGCCCAGGCCGACCAGCCGCACTTGGCGCGCGCGGCCCGGGCGGCACGCCGCACTCTCGTGGCACCGCGGGAGTACCGCCCGCACCGAGCCCAGCTCGAGCTGAGCGTCGAGGACGGGGAGCTCGTCGCCCGCGCCGAGCCGTCGCCGGACCGAACGATCACCGATGCGCAGGGCACCGAGAACCTGCCGGGCACGACGGTGCGCACCGAGGAGCAGCCGCCGGTCGGCGACACGACGGTCAACGAGGCTTTCGACGGCCTCGGCGAGACGTTCGAGTTCTACTGGGAGGCCTACCAGCGCGACTCGATCGACGGTCGCGGCCTGCCTCTGGAGGCGACGGTGCACTACGGCCACGACTACGACAACGCCTTCTGGAACGGCGAGCGAATGGTGTTCGGCGATGGGGACGGCGACGTCTTCGCCGGGTTCACCGGATCGATCACGGTGATCGCGCACGAACTGACGCACGGCGTGACCGAAGCAAGCGGTGGCCTGGACTACCAGGGTCAGTCGGGGGCGCTGAACGAGTCGATCTCGGATGTCTTCGGTGCGCTGACCGAGCAGTTCACCGAGGGCCAGTCGGCAGACCAGGCATCGTGGCTGATCGGCGCCGGTGTGCTCGCACCGGGCATCCACGGAGTCGCCCTTCGATCGATGAAAGCGCCCGGCACCGCGTACGACGATCCCGTGCTCGGCAAAGACCCGCAGCCGGCGACGATGGCCGACTACGTGCAGACCACCGACGACAACGGCGGCGTGCACATCAACTCCGGCATTCCGAATCACGCCTTCTACCTGTTCGCGACCGCATTGGGCGGCAAGGCGTGGGAGCGTGCGGGCCTGGTCTGGTACAAGACGGTGACAGCGGGCACCCTGCCCACGAGCGCCGACTTCACGACGTTCGCGAACGCCACCCTGACGGTGGCGCACGCGGAGTACGGTGAGACCTCAGAGGAGGCCGCCGCCGTCCGCACCGCGTGGACCAGTGTCGGCGTACTGAAGGATGACAGGCCCTGA